One Cedecea neteri DNA segment encodes these proteins:
- a CDS encoding N-acyl-D-amino-acid deacylase family protein has translation MKFDYLFRNVTVIDGSGGAEYLADVAVQGDRIAEIAPGISGEAVHEIDGSGRVLAPGFIDVHTHDDINVIRFPEYLPKISQGITTVIVGNCGISAAGATINALVPDPMNLLGEAHQFVYPTVEAYAHAVEQARPAINVGTLIGHTALRNNQMDDLFRPATEAEILAMRGQLKQALQQGALGLSTGLAYASAFQSTTEEVMALAEELAAEKGIYTTHLRSEFEPILEALDEAFRIGRHGNVPVVVSHHKCAGAKNWGRTVETLKLFDKVREQQDVSCDCYPYSASSSTLDMKQITDEFEIVITWSEPHPEVAGRSLKQIADDWSMSLHEAGKLLMPAGAIYYNMDEQDVRRVLRYPATMVGSDGLPNDPMPHPRLWGAFPRVLGHYSRDEKLFPLTQAVHKMTGMSATRFQLPDRGLVKRGYYADLVLFDPLTVRDVASFSNPKQPAAGIEAVMVNGVMSYGLEQKVTGRAGRFLRRQK, from the coding sequence ATGAAGTTCGATTATCTCTTCAGGAATGTCACCGTGATTGACGGCTCCGGCGGCGCGGAATACCTGGCTGATGTGGCGGTGCAGGGTGACCGAATCGCAGAGATTGCCCCGGGGATTTCCGGCGAGGCCGTGCATGAGATCGACGGTAGCGGGCGGGTATTAGCGCCGGGGTTTATTGATGTTCATACGCATGACGACATTAACGTGATTCGTTTTCCTGAATATCTGCCGAAGATTAGCCAGGGCATTACCACGGTGATCGTTGGCAACTGCGGCATCAGCGCGGCGGGGGCGACCATCAACGCTCTTGTGCCTGATCCGATGAATCTGCTGGGCGAGGCGCACCAGTTTGTTTATCCCACCGTCGAAGCGTACGCCCATGCCGTGGAGCAGGCTCGCCCGGCCATTAACGTGGGCACGCTGATTGGCCATACCGCGCTGCGCAATAACCAGATGGATGATTTGTTCCGCCCGGCGACGGAAGCGGAGATTCTCGCCATGCGCGGCCAGCTAAAGCAAGCGCTGCAGCAGGGGGCACTGGGGCTGAGCACCGGCCTGGCCTATGCCAGCGCGTTCCAGTCCACCACCGAAGAAGTGATGGCGTTGGCGGAAGAGCTGGCGGCGGAGAAGGGGATTTACACCACCCATTTGCGCTCCGAGTTTGAGCCGATTCTGGAGGCGCTGGATGAGGCTTTCCGCATTGGTCGCCACGGGAACGTGCCGGTTGTGGTGTCGCACCACAAATGCGCCGGGGCGAAAAACTGGGGCCGCACGGTTGAAACGCTGAAACTGTTCGATAAGGTGCGCGAGCAGCAGGATGTCTCCTGCGACTGCTACCCGTATTCCGCCAGCTCTTCAACGCTGGACATGAAACAGATCACCGACGAGTTCGAGATCGTGATTACCTGGTCTGAACCGCACCCGGAGGTCGCCGGGCGGTCGCTGAAGCAAATTGCTGACGACTGGTCGATGTCACTTCACGAAGCGGGAAAATTACTGATGCCCGCGGGCGCGATTTACTACAACATGGACGAGCAGGACGTACGGCGCGTGCTGCGCTATCCGGCGACAATGGTGGGATCAGACGGGCTGCCGAACGACCCGATGCCGCATCCTCGTCTCTGGGGTGCGTTTCCCCGTGTGCTGGGGCACTACAGCCGTGATGAGAAGCTTTTCCCGCTGACGCAGGCGGTGCATAAGATGACGGGGATGTCGGCGACGCGTTTTCAGTTGCCCGATCGCGGCCTGGTGAAGCGCGGTTATTATGCTGACCTGGTGTTGTTCGACCCGCTGACAGTGCGCGACGTCGCAAGCTTTAGTAACCCGAAGCAGCCTGCGGCGGGTATTGAAGCGGTGATGGTGAACGGCGTGATGAGCTACGGGCTCGAGCAGAAGGTGACTGGTCGTGCGGGGCGGTTCTTGCGTCGCCAGAAGTGA
- a CDS encoding metal ABC transporter substrate-binding protein, with protein MPGKLKLTQSIVAAAAALAMLLGAAQAQAKFKAITTFTIIADMAQNVAGDAADVESITKPGAEIHEYQPTPGDIRRAQGAQLILTNGLNLELWFAKFYQHLKGVPEVVVTTGIQPTGITEGPYNGKPNPHAWMSPQNALIYVDNIRDAFVKYDPGNAATYTRNAEAYKQKIQQTIEPLRNELAKIPADKRWLVTSEGAFSYLANDFGLKELYLWPINADQQGTPQQVRKVIDSIRKYQIPTIFSESTISDKPARQAARESGAHYGGVLYVDSLSAADGPVPTYLDLLRVTTSTIVNGINAGLKK; from the coding sequence ATGCCCGGGAAACTGAAGTTAACGCAAAGTATTGTCGCTGCCGCCGCCGCGCTGGCGATGCTATTGGGTGCCGCTCAGGCGCAGGCCAAATTTAAGGCGATCACCACCTTTACTATCATCGCCGATATGGCGCAGAACGTGGCCGGCGACGCGGCCGACGTGGAGTCCATCACCAAGCCTGGCGCGGAAATTCACGAATATCAGCCGACGCCGGGGGACATTCGTCGGGCGCAGGGTGCTCAGCTAATTCTGACCAACGGACTGAATCTGGAACTCTGGTTCGCGAAGTTTTATCAACATCTGAAAGGCGTGCCCGAAGTTGTCGTCACCACCGGCATTCAGCCCACGGGCATTACCGAAGGCCCTTATAACGGCAAACCTAACCCTCACGCATGGATGTCCCCACAAAATGCGCTGATCTACGTCGATAACATCCGGGATGCGTTCGTTAAATACGATCCTGGCAACGCGGCGACCTATACCCGAAACGCCGAAGCCTACAAACAGAAAATTCAGCAGACCATCGAGCCGCTTCGCAACGAACTGGCAAAAATTCCGGCGGATAAACGCTGGCTGGTCACCAGCGAAGGCGCTTTTTCCTACCTGGCCAACGACTTTGGCCTGAAGGAACTCTACCTGTGGCCGATCAACGCCGACCAGCAGGGCACCCCGCAGCAGGTGCGCAAAGTGATCGACAGCATTCGAAAATACCAGATCCCGACGATCTTCAGCGAAAGCACCATCTCCGACAAACCTGCTCGCCAGGCAGCGCGGGAGTCTGGCGCACATTATGGCGGCGTGCTTTATGTCGATTCTTTGAGTGCCGCAGACGGCCCGGTACCCACCTACCTTGACCTGCTGCGCGTCACCACCAGCACCATCGTGAACGGCATCAATGCAGGGCTGAAAAAATGA
- a CDS encoding metal ABC transporter permease: MSLIDTLLSPFQFGFMINALTMTTLVAIPCALLSCFLVLKGWALMGDAMSHAVFPGVVIAWMVGLPLGLGAFVAGLFCAFATGYLQDNSRIKRDTVMGIVFSGMFGAGLVLYVYLKPDIHLDHILFGDMLGVSGSDILQTGAIVLLTVIVVGLKWRDLLLHAFDPIQAQVSGLNVKLLNYGLLCLVSLTIVAALKAVGIILAISLLIAPGAIASLLTRTFKGMMLVALGQAIVTSFLGVYLSFFIDSAPAPTIVVLSALVFIAAFIRATIKQRRMEAISEPF, encoded by the coding sequence ATGAGCCTGATAGATACTCTGCTTTCTCCCTTCCAGTTTGGCTTTATGATCAACGCCCTGACCATGACCACACTGGTCGCCATTCCGTGTGCGCTGCTCTCCTGCTTCCTGGTGCTAAAAGGCTGGGCGCTGATGGGCGATGCTATGAGCCACGCGGTCTTCCCCGGCGTGGTGATCGCCTGGATGGTCGGCCTGCCGCTGGGCCTCGGCGCGTTCGTGGCCGGGCTGTTTTGCGCCTTTGCCACCGGTTATCTGCAGGACAATAGCCGCATCAAGCGCGACACGGTGATGGGCATCGTTTTCTCCGGCATGTTTGGCGCGGGCCTCGTGCTCTACGTCTACCTGAAGCCAGATATCCATCTCGACCACATTCTGTTCGGCGATATGCTGGGCGTGAGCGGCAGTGATATTCTGCAAACGGGTGCTATCGTGCTGCTAACAGTGATTGTTGTAGGGCTAAAATGGCGGGACTTGCTGCTGCATGCCTTCGACCCGATTCAGGCCCAGGTCTCCGGCCTGAACGTGAAGCTGCTGAACTACGGCCTGCTCTGCCTGGTCTCGCTGACCATCGTCGCGGCGCTGAAGGCGGTGGGGATTATCCTTGCGATTTCCCTGCTTATCGCACCTGGCGCTATCGCTTCGCTGCTGACCCGCACCTTTAAAGGCATGATGCTGGTCGCGCTTGGGCAGGCCATCGTGACGTCATTTCTTGGCGTCTATCTTTCCTTCTTTATCGACAGCGCCCCCGCGCCGACCATCGTTGTGCTTTCTGCCTTAGTCTTCATCGCGGCATTTATCCGGGCGACGATCAAGCAACGGCGTATGGAAGCGATTAGTGAGCCATTCTGA
- a CDS encoding PD-(D/E)XK nuclease family protein has product MQKNIQKLLNSTAMLHEGYRQAKIRYASQVAPDFKLFQFFNINENTLSRCLAYLLDPQEDHAQGDLFLSNFYNSIGLTESISINKSTQVFTEYTILNQRRIDIYIASKEILIGVENKPWAADQIDQLYDYSNWLANEAKKKNSGWLMVYLCNNEINDFTLRPETSQDLRRNIIQFTFYQLAEWLAACAPHIKAPQVRCFVDALIQFTREDINGETNVDFEKELTENVIASPQNLNAAFLIAQSMRKVKEQLWIDFLSYLKKELQPKGITLDYNNQLLTGSKEADFHFYFSGEDDFTLCWQFEKPNYCGFCWGISSSDIMSKKNQRLYFPLISEAMNDIYPELEAHTQKEGWWPWWTYTDESMHVPRNWGLDPDAWSLLVERGEGSFAQSVINIVTKVQAEINLNLFSVSA; this is encoded by the coding sequence GTGCAGAAAAATATTCAAAAGCTGCTGAACAGCACGGCAATGCTTCACGAGGGCTATCGGCAGGCAAAAATTCGATATGCCAGTCAGGTAGCGCCGGACTTCAAATTATTTCAATTTTTTAACATAAATGAAAACACATTATCCCGCTGCCTTGCCTATCTTCTGGATCCTCAGGAAGATCATGCTCAGGGGGATCTCTTTCTTTCGAATTTCTATAATTCAATAGGACTCACTGAAAGTATATCCATTAATAAATCAACTCAGGTTTTTACTGAATACACTATACTAAACCAAAGAAGAATAGACATATACATCGCCAGCAAAGAGATTCTTATAGGCGTAGAAAACAAACCCTGGGCTGCCGACCAAATAGACCAGCTCTATGATTATTCAAACTGGCTAGCAAATGAAGCCAAGAAAAAAAACAGCGGTTGGTTAATGGTTTATCTTTGTAACAATGAGATCAATGACTTCACACTTCGCCCTGAAACATCCCAGGATCTCAGAAGAAACATTATACAATTCACTTTTTATCAGTTAGCAGAATGGCTTGCTGCCTGCGCTCCACATATTAAAGCACCACAGGTTCGCTGTTTTGTTGATGCACTAATACAATTTACCCGTGAAGATATAAATGGAGAGACAAACGTGGATTTTGAAAAAGAACTAACAGAGAACGTAATAGCCTCTCCACAGAATCTTAATGCGGCATTTCTTATCGCTCAAAGCATGAGAAAAGTAAAAGAACAACTTTGGATTGACTTCCTATCTTATTTAAAAAAAGAACTTCAACCTAAAGGCATTACCCTTGATTATAATAACCAACTTCTTACGGGAAGCAAGGAAGCTGATTTTCATTTTTACTTTTCAGGGGAAGATGATTTCACCCTGTGCTGGCAATTTGAGAAACCAAACTATTGCGGTTTCTGTTGGGGAATAAGCAGTTCAGATATCATGTCCAAAAAGAACCAGCGCCTCTATTTCCCTCTTATTTCTGAAGCGATGAATGATATATACCCTGAGCTGGAAGCTCACACCCAAAAAGAAGGATGGTGGCCATGGTGGACCTATACCGACGAAAGCATGCATGTGCCACGTAACTGGGGCTTGGATCCAGACGCATGGTCCCTCCTGGTCGAACGAGGAGAAGGCAGTTTTGCTCAGTCAGTCATCAACATCGTGACTAAGGTTCAGGCCGAGATAAATTTAAATCTCTTTAGCGTATCGGCGTAG
- a CDS encoding manganese/iron ABC transporter ATP-binding protein — protein MSRRPGIVVQDASVTYRNGHTALRAASFEIPTGTIAALVGVNGSGKSTLFKAIMGFVRLANGSISILDMPTKKALRHNLVAYVPQSEDVDWTFPVLVEDVVMMGRFGHMGMLRIPGKADKLAVDNALARVGMSDFRKRQIGELSGGQKKRVFLARAIAQDGQVILLDEPFTGVDVKTEEQIIALLRELRDEGRTMLVSTHNLGAVTDYCDYTVLVKGTVLACGPTDVTFTQANLELAFSGVLRHVTLTGKETSVLTDDERPFIHGAALKGEP, from the coding sequence ATGAGTCGTCGTCCCGGCATAGTCGTTCAGGACGCCAGCGTCACCTATCGCAATGGCCACACCGCGCTGCGGGCGGCCAGCTTTGAAATCCCGACCGGCACCATTGCGGCGCTGGTGGGCGTCAACGGTTCCGGGAAATCAACGCTGTTTAAAGCGATCATGGGCTTTGTGCGCCTGGCCAACGGCAGCATCTCGATTCTGGATATGCCCACGAAAAAAGCACTGCGCCACAATCTGGTGGCCTATGTGCCGCAGTCCGAGGATGTGGACTGGACGTTCCCGGTGCTGGTGGAAGACGTGGTAATGATGGGCCGCTTTGGCCATATGGGGATGCTGCGAATTCCCGGCAAAGCTGACAAACTGGCGGTAGACAACGCCCTTGCCCGCGTCGGCATGAGTGATTTCCGCAAGCGCCAAATCGGCGAACTGTCCGGCGGCCAGAAAAAACGCGTGTTTCTCGCCCGGGCGATTGCCCAGGACGGCCAGGTTATTCTGCTGGACGAACCGTTTACCGGCGTGGATGTGAAAACGGAAGAGCAGATCATCGCCCTGCTGCGCGAGCTGCGGGACGAAGGCCGCACGATGCTGGTCTCAACCCACAACCTCGGCGCCGTCACCGACTATTGCGACTATACCGTGCTGGTGAAAGGTACCGTGCTGGCCTGCGGCCCGACCGACGTCACCTTTACCCAGGCCAACCTGGAGCTGGCGTTCAGCGGCGTGCTGCGCCACGTCACCTTAACAGGGAAAGAAACCAGCGTCCTCACCGACGACGAAAGGCCGTTTATCCACGGCGCGGCGTTAAAAGGGGAGCCTTAA
- a CDS encoding MurR/RpiR family transcriptional regulator, with translation MSYTIDIISCITDRFVELTATEKRIAQFILDDVQTAAALPISEMARQTQTSQASITRFARAIGCKDVRELKVKLAQSLAVGQRFILDVPDLEGVQGIYETIINVLDINRRALNPESLNKAVTWLSNARQILALGMGGGSTICAQELQFRLFRLGLPVVSQSDGLLARMMAASVASNDVVVALSLGGYTPEVVESAAIARQYGAKIIAITPQGTPLAEQADIVLPLIIRENDYIFKPSTSRYAMLAMIDVLATELAMANKSQAKDRLRRIKLALDSHRGGADRQPLGD, from the coding sequence ATGAGCTACACCATCGATATTATCTCCTGCATCACCGACCGCTTCGTTGAGCTGACCGCTACCGAAAAGCGCATCGCGCAGTTTATTCTGGACGATGTGCAAACTGCCGCGGCGCTGCCCATTTCGGAAATGGCGCGCCAGACGCAAACCAGCCAGGCATCGATAACCCGCTTTGCCCGCGCCATCGGCTGTAAGGACGTACGAGAACTGAAGGTCAAACTCGCCCAATCGCTGGCGGTGGGGCAGCGCTTTATTCTCGATGTGCCGGACCTGGAAGGCGTGCAGGGGATCTACGAAACCATCATCAACGTGCTGGATATCAATCGCCGCGCGCTGAACCCGGAGTCACTCAACAAGGCCGTAACCTGGCTGAGCAATGCACGGCAAATCCTGGCGCTGGGCATGGGCGGCGGATCAACCATTTGCGCGCAGGAGTTACAGTTCCGCCTGTTTCGCCTTGGGCTACCGGTCGTCAGTCAGAGCGATGGCCTGCTGGCGAGAATGATGGCGGCGTCAGTCGCCTCCAACGATGTGGTGGTGGCGCTATCGTTGGGAGGTTACACGCCGGAAGTGGTGGAGAGCGCGGCCATTGCCCGCCAGTACGGCGCAAAGATCATCGCCATTACCCCGCAGGGAACACCGCTCGCCGAGCAGGCGGACATCGTATTACCGCTGATTATTCGTGAGAACGACTACATTTTTAAGCCGAGCACTTCGCGTTACGCCATGCTGGCGATGATTGATGTGCTGGCCACCGAACTGGCGATGGCCAACAAAAGCCAGGCGAAGGACCGACTGCGCCGCATCAAGCTGGCGCTGGACAGCCATCGCGGCGGGGCAGACAGGCAGCCGCTCGGCGATTAA
- a CDS encoding amino acid deaminase, which translates to MKYQEINLVPHKSALMHSPANVLNEDVCLPAALIKKSALKNNIRWMQAYADARGVSLAPHGKTTMTPWIFQQQQKAGAWAIGVGSAWQASIAMSAGIERVLMVNQLVGKANITLVSQLKHKHTAVDYICCVDSEANARTLSDFFSQQGQTLDVLIELGVPGGRCGCRSTEQALALAKLVAELPGLNLRGLELYEGVLHGENPQPKIEALLQEAAALACQMERYVDGEFLLTGAGSVWYDVVCNIWLAAEKPANCRIAIRPGCYITHDGGIYQEAQDQLMARDRIACDLGGDLVSALELAAMVQSVPESDRAIVNFGKRDSAFDAGLPQPIAHYRQGKPLASPSETIEATGIMDQHAMLKLKPGADVQVGDILVFSTSHPCLTFDKWKALLLVDDEYNVLDELETAF; encoded by the coding sequence ATGAAATACCAGGAAATTAACCTCGTACCCCATAAGTCCGCCCTCATGCATTCCCCTGCCAATGTCCTCAACGAAGACGTCTGTCTGCCCGCCGCGCTGATCAAAAAATCTGCTTTGAAAAACAACATCCGGTGGATGCAGGCCTATGCCGATGCACGCGGCGTTTCGCTGGCGCCACACGGAAAAACCACCATGACACCGTGGATCTTCCAGCAGCAGCAAAAAGCGGGCGCGTGGGCCATCGGCGTCGGCAGCGCATGGCAAGCGAGCATCGCGATGTCCGCGGGCATTGAGCGTGTGCTGATGGTTAACCAACTGGTGGGCAAAGCGAACATCACGCTGGTGTCGCAGTTGAAGCATAAACATACCGCCGTCGACTACATCTGCTGCGTGGACAGCGAAGCAAACGCCCGTACCCTGTCAGACTTTTTTAGCCAACAGGGGCAAACCCTCGACGTGCTGATTGAGCTTGGCGTACCCGGAGGCCGCTGCGGCTGCCGCAGTACAGAACAAGCGCTGGCGCTGGCGAAATTGGTGGCAGAATTACCCGGCCTGAATTTACGCGGCCTGGAGCTGTACGAAGGCGTGCTGCACGGTGAAAATCCGCAGCCGAAAATAGAAGCGCTGCTGCAAGAGGCGGCCGCGTTAGCCTGCCAGATGGAACGCTATGTTGATGGAGAATTCCTGCTCACTGGCGCAGGTTCAGTATGGTACGACGTGGTGTGCAATATCTGGCTCGCCGCAGAAAAACCGGCCAACTGCCGGATTGCGATCCGCCCCGGCTGCTACATCACCCACGACGGCGGTATTTATCAGGAAGCCCAGGATCAGTTGATGGCGCGCGATCGGATCGCCTGCGATCTCGGCGGCGACCTGGTTTCCGCCCTGGAACTGGCGGCAATGGTGCAATCAGTGCCGGAAAGCGACCGGGCGATTGTGAATTTTGGCAAGCGCGACAGCGCGTTTGATGCCGGCCTGCCGCAGCCGATAGCCCACTATCGCCAGGGCAAGCCGCTGGCTTCGCCGTCGGAAACCATCGAAGCCACCGGGATTATGGATCAGCATGCGATGTTGAAACTCAAGCCAGGCGCGGACGTGCAGGTTGGGGATATTCTGGTGTTCAGCACTTCTCACCCGTGCCTGACGTTTGATAAGTGGAAGGCGCTGCTGCTGGTGGACGACGAATATAACGTGCTGGATGAGTTAGAGACGGCGTTCTAG
- the sitC gene encoding iron/manganese ABC transporter permease subunit SitC has protein sequence MSVLLEPFSYGYMFNAIWVSALVGGVCAFLSCYLMLKGWSLIGDALSHSIVPGVAGAYMLGLPFSIGAFFSGGLAAGTMLFLNQRTRLREDTIIGLIFSSFFGLGLFMVSLNPTSVNIQTIVLGNILAIAPSDIVQLAIIGFVSLAILLLKWKDLMVTFFDENHARSIGLNPLWLKGLFFTLLSATTVAALQTVGAFLVICMVVTPGATAYLLTDRFPKLLIISVTLGTFTSAFGTWISYFLDGATGGIIVVLQTLIFLLTFVFAPKHGLLANRRRARLSLEQTP, from the coding sequence ATGTCCGTCCTGCTCGAACCGTTTAGCTATGGCTACATGTTTAACGCCATCTGGGTATCAGCCCTGGTCGGCGGCGTGTGCGCGTTCCTCTCCTGCTACCTGATGCTGAAAGGCTGGTCGCTGATCGGCGATGCCCTTTCCCACTCCATCGTGCCCGGCGTCGCTGGGGCCTATATGCTTGGTCTGCCGTTTTCCATCGGCGCATTTTTCTCCGGCGGCCTCGCCGCAGGCACCATGCTGTTTTTAAACCAGCGCACACGCCTGCGCGAAGACACCATCATTGGCCTTATCTTTTCCTCATTCTTTGGCCTCGGGCTGTTTATGGTTTCGCTCAACCCGACGTCGGTAAACATCCAGACCATCGTGCTCGGCAATATTCTCGCCATCGCCCCGTCGGATATCGTGCAGCTGGCGATTATCGGCTTTGTCTCGCTGGCGATTCTGCTGTTGAAGTGGAAAGACCTGATGGTGACCTTCTTCGACGAAAACCACGCGCGTTCCATTGGTCTTAACCCGCTGTGGCTCAAAGGATTGTTCTTCACCCTGCTGTCGGCCACCACCGTGGCGGCGCTGCAAACTGTTGGCGCGTTTCTGGTGATTTGCATGGTGGTCACGCCGGGTGCAACGGCTTATCTGCTGACGGATCGTTTCCCAAAATTACTGATTATTTCCGTCACATTAGGGACTTTTACCAGCGCATTCGGCACCTGGATAAGCTATTTCCTCGACGGTGCCACCGGCGGCATTATCGTGGTGCTGCAAACGCTTATTTTCCTGCTGACCTTCGTGTTTGCCCCCAAACACGGCCTGCTGGCTAACCGTCGGCGCGCGCGCCTGAGCCTGGAGCAAACGCCATGA
- the yghU gene encoding glutathione-dependent disulfide-bond oxidoreductase, which yields MSEHNYQPPKVWTWNKTEAGQFSSINRPISGPTHEKTLPVGKHPLQLYSLGTPNGQKVTILLEELLALGISGAEYDAHLIRIGEGDQFSSGFVEVNPNSKIPALFDHSVTPPLRVFESGNILLYLAEKFGHFLPKDIAGRTETLNWLFWLQGSAPYLGGGFGHFYHYAPVKIEYAINRFAMETKRQLDVLDKQLEKHRFIAGDEYTIADIAIFTWYGALAKGGLYESAEFLDIASYKHFGRWADEVANRPAVKRGRIVNRTWGDVQLAERHDASDFDALGL from the coding sequence ATGTCCGAACACAACTACCAGCCCCCAAAAGTCTGGACCTGGAACAAGACCGAAGCCGGTCAGTTCTCCAGCATCAACCGCCCGATTTCCGGCCCAACCCACGAAAAAACGCTGCCAGTCGGCAAACACCCGCTGCAGCTTTACTCCCTCGGCACGCCGAACGGGCAGAAAGTCACGATTCTGCTCGAAGAGCTACTGGCGCTGGGCATCAGCGGGGCAGAATACGACGCGCACCTGATTCGCATCGGTGAAGGCGATCAGTTCTCCAGCGGTTTTGTGGAAGTAAACCCGAACTCCAAGATCCCGGCGCTGTTTGACCACTCCGTCACGCCGCCGCTGCGCGTATTTGAGTCCGGCAACATCCTGCTTTACCTCGCAGAAAAATTCGGCCACTTCCTGCCGAAAGACATCGCCGGGCGCACCGAAACGCTGAACTGGCTGTTCTGGCTGCAGGGTTCCGCCCCTTACTTGGGCGGCGGCTTCGGGCACTTCTACCACTATGCGCCGGTCAAAATTGAGTACGCCATCAACCGCTTCGCAATGGAAACCAAGCGTCAGTTGGATGTGCTCGATAAACAGCTGGAGAAACATCGCTTTATCGCCGGAGATGAATACACGATCGCCGATATTGCCATCTTTACCTGGTACGGTGCGCTGGCCAAAGGCGGCCTGTACGAATCCGCCGAGTTCCTCGACATAGCCTCCTACAAACACTTTGGCCGCTGGGCCGATGAAGTGGCTAACCGCCCGGCGGTGAAGCGTGGCCGCATCGTGAACCGCACCTGGGGCGATGTGCAGCTGGCCGAGCGCCACGATGCTTCAGATTTTGATGCATTAGGGTTGTAA
- a CDS encoding RidA family protein, translating into MSIKRYGVGGSTGTGGQPLPFAKAVEAAGWLYVSGQTPMKDGEVVEGGIVDQSRLAIQNCVDIMTEAGYTLADVVHVKVYLTDARYFQSFNKVFREFFGDHPPARVCCVADLVVDCKVEVDVTCYRADRA; encoded by the coding sequence ATGAGCATTAAACGTTATGGCGTGGGCGGCAGCACAGGTACCGGCGGGCAGCCCCTGCCTTTTGCCAAAGCTGTCGAAGCGGCCGGGTGGCTGTATGTGTCCGGCCAGACGCCGATGAAAGACGGCGAAGTGGTTGAAGGCGGGATTGTCGACCAGTCGCGGCTGGCGATTCAAAACTGCGTGGATATCATGACCGAAGCGGGCTACACCCTCGCTGACGTGGTACACGTGAAGGTCTATCTGACTGATGCCCGCTACTTCCAGTCCTTCAATAAAGTGTTCCGGGAATTCTTCGGCGACCACCCGCCGGCCCGTGTGTGCTGCGTGGCGGACCTGGTGGTGGACTGTAAAGTTGAAGTGGACGTGACCTGCTACCGCGCCGACCGGGCTTAA